One region of Glutamicibacter sp. B1 genomic DNA includes:
- a CDS encoding asparaginase, with the protein MDRPLDISDCAQLVQVRRNGITESRHYGIAVVLGTDRSPLLSLGNPDALVFPRSAVKPFQAIASIRCGAVLNDEQVALACASHIGTFAHQDVARRMLDSVGLSSSDLQCPDSWPVDSATRTQMTLENLPKSTLAFNCSGKHAGFLLAAKAMGERTSNYLDPEHPVQKMASQVLEEYCGPLPFTGVDGCGAPAVQMSLMSLAQGFQQLIISQEPAARRVVTAMRLHPWAVRGQGHPNTEVIKQTGAIAKLGAEGVLVMAAPNSVTVAIKMLDGSSRGTDLLALSLLHKFSAINDADHFDLRQRFQPQGTNVGARAPELQLTGIDF; encoded by the coding sequence ATGGATCGGCCACTGGATATTTCTGATTGCGCGCAGCTAGTGCAGGTGCGTCGAAACGGCATCACCGAGTCCCGGCACTACGGCATCGCCGTAGTTCTGGGCACAGACAGGTCTCCGCTCTTATCGCTGGGCAACCCCGATGCTTTGGTTTTCCCTCGCTCTGCGGTGAAACCATTTCAAGCCATCGCCTCAATACGCTGTGGCGCTGTACTGAACGATGAACAAGTGGCTTTGGCCTGCGCCAGCCACATTGGCACCTTCGCTCACCAAGACGTGGCTAGGCGAATGCTCGACTCGGTAGGACTAAGCTCATCTGACCTACAGTGCCCAGACTCGTGGCCGGTTGATTCAGCGACTCGAACTCAAATGACACTTGAGAACCTGCCGAAGTCCACATTGGCTTTCAACTGTTCGGGAAAGCATGCTGGGTTCCTGCTCGCAGCGAAAGCCATGGGTGAGCGCACCTCAAACTATCTAGATCCAGAACACCCGGTTCAAAAGATGGCGAGTCAAGTCCTCGAAGAATATTGTGGTCCGCTACCGTTCACCGGTGTTGATGGTTGTGGTGCGCCAGCAGTTCAGATGTCTTTGATGAGTCTTGCACAAGGATTCCAGCAGTTGATCATTTCTCAAGAGCCAGCAGCCCGGCGCGTCGTCACCGCAATGCGATTACACCCCTGGGCGGTTCGCGGACAGGGACATCCCAATACCGAAGTCATCAAACAAACCGGTGCCATCGCCAAGCTTGGCGCTGAAGGCGTGCTTGTCATGGCCGCTCCCAACTCGGTGACAGTGGCCATCAAGATGCTCGACGGATCTTCGCGCGGAACCGATCTTCTAGCACTATCCTTATTGCATAAATTTTCAGCCATCAATGACGCTGACCATTTTGATTTACGTCAGCGGTTTCAACCTCAGGGAACGAATGTTGGGGCACGCGCACCTGAACTACAGTTGACTGGGATAGATTTCTGA
- a CDS encoding sterol carrier family protein, whose product MAIKRRVDETSGRAAVREWAGTTQGQGKIARPVMAMAVRYLLEELASRAEGNSVEVRVPPFGVTQCIAGPRHTRGTPPNVVEMPAELWLSLATGRTSWPEALQTGQLHASGLRADLSAHLPLIEYP is encoded by the coding sequence ATGGCAATCAAGCGACGCGTCGATGAAACCAGTGGGCGTGCAGCGGTGCGCGAGTGGGCTGGAACCACGCAAGGACAAGGAAAAATAGCTCGTCCTGTCATGGCAATGGCAGTTCGCTACTTGCTGGAAGAATTAGCCTCTCGTGCCGAGGGCAATTCGGTTGAGGTGCGCGTTCCGCCCTTTGGTGTGACTCAGTGCATAGCTGGGCCACGACATACCCGCGGCACCCCACCAAATGTAGTCGAAATGCCTGCTGAACTCTGGCTTTCACTAGCTACAGGGCGAACCTCGTGGCCCGAAGCATTACAAACTGGGCAATTGCATGCCTCCGGACTTAGGGCAGACTTGTCCGCGCACCTACCACTTATTGAGTACCCTTAA
- the purF gene encoding amidophosphoribosyltransferase, producing the protein MARGDGLLNHDLLPGEKGPQDECGVFGVWAPGEEVAKLTYYGLYALQHRGQESAGIATSDGARINVYKDMGLVSQVFDENTLNSMHGQLAVGHCRYSTTGASHWANAQPTLGPTQTGTVALAHNGNLTNSADLADMVTAKQQAEGGKVRGEIAQGNTTDTALVTALLAGAEGQSLEETAMELLPKIQGAFCFVFMNEDTLYAARDPHGVRPLVLGRLNRGWVVASEQPALATVGASFIREIEPGEMIAIDENGVRSTHFAEATPKGCVFEYVYLARPDAAIAGRSVYESRVEMGRQLARENNAEADIVIPVPESGTPAAIGYAEESGIPFTHGFVKNAYVGRTFIQPSQTLRQLGIKLKLNALETVLRGKRVVVVDDSIVRGNTQRAVVRMLREAGAAEVHVKISSPPVKWPCFYGIDFASRAELIANGAAVDEIATSIGADSLAYISEDGMIEATRQPRERLCTACFTGDYPIALPNEERRGKNLLERSNQPGCEPGPDSEFENVS; encoded by the coding sequence ATGGCGCGTGGCGACGGACTCTTAAATCACGACCTGCTTCCAGGCGAGAAGGGGCCGCAGGATGAATGCGGCGTTTTCGGCGTTTGGGCTCCTGGCGAAGAGGTTGCAAAACTTACCTACTACGGACTCTACGCACTTCAGCACCGCGGACAGGAATCAGCTGGTATCGCTACCAGCGATGGCGCCCGCATCAATGTCTACAAGGACATGGGCCTGGTCTCTCAGGTATTCGATGAGAACACCCTGAACTCCATGCACGGACAGTTGGCTGTTGGCCACTGCCGTTACTCCACCACCGGTGCCAGCCACTGGGCCAACGCGCAGCCAACCTTGGGGCCAACCCAGACCGGCACCGTCGCCCTGGCGCACAACGGTAACCTCACCAACTCGGCTGACCTGGCCGACATGGTAACCGCTAAGCAACAGGCCGAAGGCGGCAAGGTCCGCGGCGAAATCGCTCAGGGCAACACCACCGACACCGCCTTGGTCACCGCACTGCTGGCAGGCGCTGAAGGCCAGTCGTTGGAAGAGACCGCCATGGAACTGCTTCCAAAGATCCAGGGCGCTTTCTGCTTCGTGTTCATGAACGAAGACACCCTCTACGCAGCGCGCGACCCACACGGCGTACGTCCGCTGGTGCTGGGCCGTTTGAACCGTGGCTGGGTTGTTGCCTCCGAGCAGCCTGCACTAGCTACCGTGGGTGCATCATTCATTCGTGAAATCGAGCCAGGCGAAATGATCGCCATCGATGAAAACGGCGTTCGCTCCACTCACTTCGCAGAAGCAACCCCTAAGGGTTGTGTCTTCGAGTATGTTTACCTCGCTCGTCCGGATGCTGCCATTGCCGGCCGTTCGGTTTACGAATCCCGTGTGGAGATGGGCCGCCAGTTGGCCCGCGAGAATAACGCGGAAGCTGACATCGTCATCCCCGTGCCAGAATCCGGCACCCCAGCTGCCATTGGTTACGCCGAGGAATCCGGCATTCCGTTCACCCACGGTTTTGTGAAGAACGCCTATGTGGGTCGTACCTTCATTCAGCCATCACAGACGCTGCGTCAACTGGGTATCAAGCTCAAGCTCAACGCCCTTGAAACCGTCTTGCGCGGCAAGCGTGTTGTCGTAGTCGATGACTCCATCGTGCGCGGTAATACCCAGCGCGCCGTGGTGCGCATGCTGCGTGAAGCCGGCGCGGCCGAGGTCCACGTGAAGATCTCCTCCCCACCGGTGAAGTGGCCATGCTTCTACGGCATCGACTTCGCCTCACGCGCCGAGCTGATCGCTAACGGTGCTGCAGTGGATGAGATTGCTACCTCCATTGGTGCAGATTCCCTGGCCTACATCTCCGAAGACGGCATGATTGAAGCCACCCGTCAGCCACGCGAACGCCTGTGCACCGCGTGCTTCACCGGCGACTACCCGATCGCGCTGCCTAATGAGGAACGTCGCGGTAAGAACCTGCTGGAGCGTAGCAACCAGCCAGGTTGCGAGCCCGGTCCAGATTCCGAATTCGAAAACGTCAGCTAA
- the purM gene encoding phosphoribosylformylglycinamidine cyclo-ligase, whose amino-acid sequence MSGNDQPTSITYAGAGVDVEAGDRAVELMKGAIKATHTSGVVGGVGGFAGLFDVSFLTGYKKPYLATSTDGVGTKVAIAQKLDIHDTIGQDLVGMVVDDIVVVGAKPLFMTDYIATGKVVPERIADIVRGIAEGCQLAGTALVGGETAEHPGLLAEDEYDVAGAATGVIEADQLLGPERVKAGDVVIGMASSGIHSNGYSLVRRVIAHAKWELDREVAEFGKTLGEELLVPTRIYTSACLDLIGELNDGENFGVHGFSHVTGGGLAANLARVLPQGLMARVDRSTWALPAVFSTIAQLGNVPQPDLERTLNLGVGMVAIVDQEVADRAVQLLNKAGMGAWVMGQVENLDPSASEAGLDFVQGAKGVDGGAVLLTGAYAK is encoded by the coding sequence ATGAGCGGCAATGATCAGCCAACTTCCATCACTTATGCCGGTGCCGGCGTTGACGTTGAGGCCGGTGACCGTGCCGTTGAATTGATGAAGGGCGCGATCAAGGCCACGCATACTTCGGGTGTCGTCGGTGGCGTTGGCGGTTTCGCCGGGCTTTTTGATGTCTCCTTCCTGACCGGTTACAAGAAGCCTTATCTGGCCACCTCCACCGACGGTGTGGGCACCAAGGTAGCTATCGCCCAGAAGCTTGATATCCACGACACCATCGGCCAGGACCTGGTCGGCATGGTGGTTGATGACATCGTCGTAGTGGGTGCCAAGCCACTGTTCATGACCGACTACATCGCCACCGGCAAGGTCGTCCCGGAGCGTATCGCTGACATCGTGCGCGGTATCGCCGAGGGTTGCCAGCTCGCTGGCACCGCGCTGGTCGGCGGCGAGACCGCTGAGCACCCGGGCCTATTGGCAGAAGACGAATACGATGTTGCCGGTGCTGCCACCGGTGTCATCGAAGCGGATCAGCTGCTGGGCCCAGAGCGCGTCAAGGCTGGCGATGTCGTGATCGGCATGGCTTCCTCGGGCATTCACTCTAACGGTTACTCGCTGGTGCGTCGCGTGATTGCACACGCCAAGTGGGAACTGGACCGCGAGGTTGCTGAATTCGGCAAGACTTTGGGCGAGGAACTCTTGGTTCCGACCCGCATTTACACCAGCGCTTGCTTGGATCTGATCGGTGAACTGAACGACGGTGAGAACTTCGGTGTGCATGGCTTCAGCCACGTCACCGGTGGCGGTTTGGCCGCCAACCTAGCTCGAGTGTTGCCACAGGGTCTGATGGCTCGCGTAGACCGCTCCACCTGGGCACTGCCTGCAGTATTCTCCACCATCGCGCAGTTGGGCAACGTGCCTCAGCCGGATCTGGAGCGTACCCTGAACCTCGGTGTTGGCATGGTAGCCATCGTTGATCAGGAAGTTGCTGATCGTGCTGTGCAGCTGCTGAACAAGGCTGGCATGGGCGCTTGGGTCATGGGTCAGGTTGAGAACCTGGATCCATCGGCTTCCGAGGCTGGTTTGGACTTCGTTCAGGGCGCCAAGGGCGTGGACGGTGGCGCTGTGCTGCTGACCGGAGCCTACGCCAAGTAG
- a CDS encoding Sir2 family NAD-dependent protein deacetylase has product MAHHSAIRSMQRIVEQQAPASPEDEARAGVQQLLDEGDVLVVTGAGVSTDSGIPDYRGPNGSLQRHRPMTYQEFRHRPEARQRYWARGYVGWRHMDKAEPNQIHRRLVQWEQEGKITGIITQNVDGLHQQAGSQRVIPVHGDLSTVRCLNCGYSEDRRDFDIRLEAANKGYLEAVEIDPSAVNPDGDVELPQHLIDQFVMVRCLNCGSYALKPDVVYFGESVPAERKELMAALEAESKALLVLGSSLAVMSGYKVLLNFVKRELPVALITNGHVRGEQKATWRWRVPLETALSQLD; this is encoded by the coding sequence ATGGCGCATCACTCGGCGATTCGCTCAATGCAACGCATCGTGGAGCAACAAGCTCCGGCTTCGCCAGAGGACGAAGCACGTGCTGGGGTGCAACAATTACTTGATGAGGGCGATGTACTGGTGGTCACCGGTGCCGGAGTCTCTACGGACTCCGGAATTCCGGATTACCGAGGCCCTAACGGCTCCCTGCAACGCCACCGTCCCATGACCTATCAGGAATTCCGCCATCGCCCAGAGGCGCGCCAACGCTACTGGGCCCGCGGCTATGTTGGCTGGCGCCACATGGACAAAGCCGAGCCAAACCAGATCCACCGACGCCTGGTGCAGTGGGAACAAGAAGGCAAGATCACTGGGATCATCACACAAAACGTGGATGGTCTGCACCAGCAAGCTGGATCGCAACGAGTCATTCCAGTTCACGGGGATCTATCCACCGTTCGTTGCCTGAACTGTGGTTACAGTGAAGACCGTCGCGACTTCGACATCCGCCTTGAGGCAGCTAATAAGGGCTATCTTGAAGCGGTCGAAATTGATCCTTCAGCGGTGAACCCAGATGGTGACGTGGAGTTGCCACAACACTTGATTGACCAGTTCGTGATGGTTCGTTGCCTGAACTGTGGTTCCTACGCGCTGAAACCCGACGTGGTGTACTTCGGGGAGAGCGTTCCTGCGGAGCGCAAAGAACTCATGGCTGCGCTCGAAGCCGAATCGAAGGCACTGCTAGTCCTTGGATCATCCTTGGCCGTCATGAGTGGATACAAAGTCCTGCTGAATTTCGTTAAACGTGAATTACCGGTGGCGCTGATCACCAACGGTCACGTGCGAGGAGAGCAAAAAGCTACGTGGCGCTGGCGAGTTCCGTTGGAGACGGCGCTAAGCCAACTGGACTAG
- a CDS encoding DUF3073 domain-containing protein, with translation MGRGRQKAKAQRQARDIKYYSPSTDLSALERELGVRSEHHAQNTERNDSSYDEEYSEYDELTKKYSRDDDED, from the coding sequence ATGGGGCGCGGCCGTCAAAAGGCTAAAGCACAGCGTCAGGCGCGAGACATTAAGTACTACTCGCCGTCTACCGACCTTTCGGCACTCGAACGCGAGTTGGGCGTTCGGTCCGAACATCATGCTCAGAACACCGAGCGTAATGATTCATCGTATGACGAAGAATATTCGGAATACGACGAGCTGACTAAGAAGTACTCGCGAGACGACGACGAGGATTAA
- a CDS encoding septum formation family protein gives MVEENLPEPQAALPPLQPEPEKPKRRGGQWALLIIAVLALAAAVVFVVLRIIDPPASPVANNVERNENPGLDGIIATEMPPAQLQLGDCLRGFTSPLDTQTVVTCDSAHNAQMIGSFEVSGTNYPGATELLNQSEDLCKSVSLDPSAGLDSTWTYHFSRPSESTWGQGDRAVSCFLSLSEGNVRTSLLPANASDDATNDDATKSKDETSDEESPKAEETNES, from the coding sequence GTGGTGGAAGAAAATCTGCCCGAGCCGCAGGCGGCTTTACCGCCGTTGCAGCCCGAACCAGAAAAGCCCAAGCGGCGCGGAGGCCAATGGGCCCTATTGATCATTGCCGTCCTGGCACTGGCCGCCGCCGTGGTCTTCGTGGTGTTGCGCATCATAGATCCCCCGGCTTCGCCCGTTGCGAACAACGTTGAACGCAACGAAAACCCCGGTCTGGACGGGATTATTGCCACCGAAATGCCCCCTGCTCAGCTGCAGTTGGGTGATTGTCTGCGCGGCTTTACTTCGCCTCTAGATACCCAGACTGTGGTTACTTGCGACTCGGCGCATAACGCTCAGATGATCGGTTCTTTTGAAGTCTCGGGTACTAACTACCCTGGTGCCACGGAACTACTGAACCAGTCAGAAGACCTATGCAAGTCAGTCTCCTTGGACCCGAGCGCGGGGTTGGATTCCACTTGGACTTACCATTTCTCACGCCCTTCAGAGAGCACCTGGGGACAGGGTGACCGTGCTGTTTCTTGTTTCTTGAGTCTGTCTGAGGGAAATGTCCGTACCTCTCTTTTGCCTGCAAATGCGTCAGATGACGCAACAAATGACGATGCTACGAAATCTAAAGATGAAACTTCTGATGAAGAAAGCCCAAAGGCTGAGGAAACAAATGAGAGCTAA
- the clpB gene encoding ATP-dependent chaperone ClpB, with amino-acid sequence MDTKLTTKSQEALSASGMNASTAGNPQIEPAHLLKSLLDQRDSVAVALLKTAGLDVDALSVQASAAINSLPSTSGNSVAQAQFSRQLLQVVSNAQETATEMGDTYVSTEHLLIALAADQTKAGEAMREFGATRELLVGTLPTIRGDRKVDNPNPEATFQSLEKFGTDMTALARAGKLDPVIGRDREIRRVVQVLSRRTKNNPVLIGEPGVGKTAVVEGLAQRMIAGDVPESLRGKTLISLDLGAMVAGAKYRGEFEERLKAVLEEIKSSDGQIVTFIDEIHTVVGAGASEGAMDAGNMLKPMLARGELRLIGATTLDEYRENIEKDPALERRFAQVYVGEPSVDDTIAILRGLKERYEAHHKVSIADSALVAAASLSNRYISGRQLPDKAIDLVDEAASRLRMEIDSAPEEIDELRREVDRLTMEELALSDETDPASVERLEALRKDMADKKEKLDAMNSQWESEKAGLNRVGDLKVKLDELRGQAEKAQREGDLEKASRLLYGEIPALQKELDAAAAAEADRSAQPSMVAEEVTADDIAEVISAWTGIPAGRMLQGESQKLLDMEEIIGQRLMGQKQAVAAVSDAVRRTRAGIADPNRPTGSFLFLGPTGVGKTELAKSLADFLFDDPRAMVRIDMSEYSEKHAVSRLVGAPPGYVGYEEGGQLTEAVRRRPYSVILLDEVEKAHPEVFDILLQVLDDGRLTDGQGRTVDFRNTILILTSNLGSQFLVDPTLDDDAKKNSVMNVVNASFKPEFLNRLDEVILFDPLSIEELGNIVKLQIDLLSERLAERRLTLDVDQAASEWLALTGYDPAYGARPLRRLVQREIGDRLAKEILAGAVQDGDTVQVSLDELGDQLKVQRKS; translated from the coding sequence GTGGACACCAAACTCACCACCAAGAGCCAGGAGGCTCTCTCAGCTTCCGGTATGAACGCCTCGACAGCAGGTAATCCGCAGATCGAACCTGCGCATCTACTCAAGTCTCTACTGGATCAGCGGGACTCCGTAGCTGTTGCCCTGCTGAAAACGGCTGGGCTTGATGTTGATGCACTTTCCGTCCAGGCAAGCGCGGCAATCAACTCATTGCCTTCAACCTCAGGTAACTCTGTAGCTCAGGCACAGTTCTCCCGTCAGTTGTTGCAGGTCGTCAGCAACGCTCAGGAAACTGCGACAGAAATGGGCGACACCTATGTTTCCACCGAACACCTTTTGATTGCTCTCGCCGCAGACCAGACCAAGGCCGGCGAAGCAATGCGAGAGTTCGGAGCAACGCGGGAACTACTTGTCGGAACTCTGCCCACCATCCGTGGAGACCGCAAGGTAGATAACCCGAACCCCGAGGCCACTTTCCAGTCCCTGGAGAAGTTTGGCACCGACATGACCGCGCTCGCCCGTGCCGGCAAGCTGGACCCCGTCATTGGACGTGACCGCGAAATTCGGCGCGTAGTACAGGTGCTCTCTCGCCGTACCAAAAACAATCCAGTGCTCATCGGTGAACCAGGCGTAGGTAAGACTGCCGTCGTTGAAGGTCTGGCCCAGCGAATGATCGCCGGTGACGTTCCGGAGTCGTTGCGTGGCAAGACGCTGATCTCCCTGGATCTGGGCGCTATGGTCGCAGGCGCCAAGTACCGCGGTGAATTTGAGGAGCGTCTCAAGGCAGTGCTGGAAGAGATCAAGTCCTCGGATGGTCAGATCGTGACATTCATTGACGAGATCCACACCGTCGTTGGAGCCGGTGCTTCCGAAGGTGCCATGGACGCGGGCAATATGCTCAAGCCCATGCTGGCGCGTGGTGAGCTGCGGTTGATCGGTGCAACCACCCTGGATGAGTACAGGGAGAACATCGAGAAGGACCCAGCGCTGGAACGTCGTTTTGCGCAGGTGTACGTAGGGGAGCCAAGCGTTGATGACACTATCGCCATCCTGCGTGGGCTGAAGGAACGCTACGAAGCTCACCACAAGGTGTCCATCGCTGACTCCGCCTTGGTAGCTGCTGCCTCCCTGTCTAATCGCTACATCTCGGGACGGCAACTACCAGATAAAGCCATCGACCTTGTTGATGAAGCCGCCAGCCGCCTGCGCATGGAGATTGACTCTGCCCCGGAGGAAATCGATGAGCTGCGCCGTGAGGTGGACCGGCTGACAATGGAAGAACTGGCGCTGTCCGATGAGACAGATCCAGCCTCCGTGGAACGCCTAGAAGCCCTGCGCAAGGACATGGCCGACAAGAAGGAAAAGCTCGATGCGATGAACTCGCAGTGGGAGTCCGAGAAAGCTGGCCTGAACCGTGTTGGTGATCTAAAGGTCAAGCTCGATGAGCTTCGTGGGCAGGCAGAGAAGGCTCAACGTGAAGGTGACCTAGAAAAGGCCTCCCGGCTGCTCTACGGCGAGATCCCCGCTCTGCAGAAGGAGCTAGACGCTGCTGCTGCAGCTGAGGCGGATCGCTCTGCTCAACCGAGCATGGTTGCCGAGGAGGTTACCGCGGATGACATCGCTGAAGTGATTTCGGCCTGGACCGGCATCCCAGCTGGGCGCATGTTGCAGGGTGAAAGCCAGAAGCTGCTGGATATGGAAGAGATCATCGGTCAACGACTGATGGGCCAGAAGCAGGCTGTGGCTGCCGTCTCTGATGCAGTGCGTCGAACTCGAGCTGGGATCGCGGATCCGAACCGACCCACCGGTTCATTCCTCTTCCTAGGACCTACCGGCGTAGGCAAAACCGAGCTGGCGAAGTCCTTGGCTGACTTCTTGTTCGATGACCCCCGGGCCATGGTGCGTATCGACATGTCGGAATACTCCGAGAAGCACGCGGTCTCTCGACTAGTTGGTGCCCCTCCGGGATACGTCGGATATGAAGAGGGCGGACAGCTCACCGAGGCTGTGCGTCGTCGCCCATACTCGGTGATCCTGCTCGACGAGGTCGAGAAGGCTCACCCAGAAGTCTTCGATATCTTGCTACAGGTGCTCGATGATGGACGTCTCACGGACGGACAGGGTCGCACGGTGGACTTCAGGAATACCATCCTGATCCTCACCTCCAACCTGGGCTCGCAGTTCTTGGTGGATCCAACCTTGGACGACGATGCTAAGAAGAATTCGGTGATGAATGTCGTCAACGCGTCATTCAAACCGGAATTCTTGAATCGTCTGGACGAGGTGATCCTCTTTGACCCGTTGAGCATTGAAGAGCTGGGCAATATCGTCAAGCTACAGATCGACTTGCTCTCCGAACGTCTGGCAGAACGCCGGTTGACCCTGGACGTGGATCAGGCTGCTAGTGAGTGGCTAGCACTAACCGGTTACGACCCAGCCTATGGGGCTCGACCACTGCGTCGTCTTGTGCAGCGCGAGATCGGAGACCGGCTGGCCAAGGAGATCCTTGCCGGCGCGGTGCAGGACGGGGACACCGTTCAAGTCTCACTGGATGAACTAGGCGACCAGCTGAAAGTTCAAAGGAAGAGCTAG
- a CDS encoding DinB family protein encodes MATPDSADIYSLDDHSMIQAFIDEHRQILMTCLDGLSESEARAKLVDSKTTLLGLVKHATFVERVWFGEAATGTSRSDLGLVATPDESFVLEASDTIESIQHSYARAIEESRQVLKGKTGDDIFPGNRRGPLPVRWVLLHMLRELAQHCGHADILREQILAARKPSAS; translated from the coding sequence ATGGCAACCCCAGATTCAGCCGACATTTATTCACTCGACGACCACTCCATGATCCAGGCGTTCATCGATGAGCACCGTCAAATACTCATGACATGTCTCGATGGTCTCTCAGAGTCAGAAGCTCGGGCGAAATTGGTTGATTCAAAAACCACTTTGCTCGGGTTGGTCAAGCACGCGACGTTTGTGGAACGAGTCTGGTTTGGCGAAGCTGCCACCGGTACGAGCCGATCCGACTTGGGTCTCGTTGCCACTCCAGACGAATCTTTCGTTTTGGAGGCATCCGACACCATTGAATCAATACAACACAGCTACGCTCGGGCTATCGAAGAATCCCGGCAGGTGCTTAAGGGGAAAACAGGAGACGATATCTTTCCTGGAAACCGCCGTGGTCCGCTACCAGTGCGCTGGGTGTTGTTACACATGTTGCGTGAATTGGCTCAACACTGCGGTCATGCTGACATTCTGCGAGAACAGATCCTGGCAGCTCGAAAGCCTTCGGCATCGTAG
- a CDS encoding GNAT family N-acetyltransferase translates to MALTLIPLPSEKFSSWLSRSTSEYITDLIATGIPEEQAKESAQSTMTHSFPEGQATLTNAVFTLADEVLGDVGYLWVGQDTSGDPTSWWVWDIVVEAEHRGHGFGRQAMILAEDYARSHGGQTLGLNVFGFNKTARGLYESLGYETTSIKMRKTL, encoded by the coding sequence ATGGCTCTAACTCTCATTCCATTACCATCAGAAAAATTCTCTTCTTGGCTCAGTAGAAGCACTTCCGAATACATTACCGACCTGATCGCGACAGGCATTCCAGAGGAACAGGCTAAGGAAAGTGCACAGAGCACGATGACACACTCTTTTCCTGAAGGTCAGGCGACCTTAACAAACGCAGTCTTCACATTGGCAGACGAAGTCTTGGGTGACGTTGGCTATTTGTGGGTCGGTCAGGACACTTCCGGGGATCCAACATCCTGGTGGGTGTGGGACATCGTCGTTGAAGCAGAGCACCGTGGCCACGGCTTTGGCCGTCAAGCCATGATCTTGGCTGAAGACTATGCCCGCTCTCACGGAGGACAGACTTTGGGCCTGAATGTATTCGGTTTCAACAAAACGGCTCGCGGACTCTACGAATCCTTAGGCTACGAGACCACCAGCATCAAGATGCGAAAAACACTTTGA
- a CDS encoding TerC/Alx family metal homeostasis membrane protein, with protein sequence MEVSPLIWAITVAVVLALLAFDYFFHIRKAHVPSLKEAAIWSSLYVGIALVFGIVVLIFGGIDMGAEYFAGYITEKALSVDNLFVFLIIIASFRVPREDQQKVLLFGIVFSLIARTAFIFVGAALINQFAWVFYLFGLILLLTAGNLLKKDDDSDEANNFIIRIAKKLFHTTDTYDGDKLFTKVDGKKVLTPMLLVMVAIGGTDILFALDSIPAIFGLTQNVYIVFTATAFSLMGLRQLYFLLDGLLDRLIYLSYGLAAILAFIGVKLILHALHENNLPFVNNGEHVKVIEISTGFSLTVIIGVLVVTVLASLFSKAGKAQTAIGNLRRHAKSYNDLTYTADAGERERIYRALVAEEELVKTMEKKYRDKAKDVDKIREEVKEAHRQHDEYLKS encoded by the coding sequence ATGGAAGTTTCTCCTTTAATCTGGGCCATTACAGTGGCCGTCGTTCTTGCTCTTCTTGCCTTCGACTATTTTTTCCATATTCGCAAGGCTCACGTACCCAGCCTTAAAGAAGCAGCGATCTGGTCCAGCCTTTATGTCGGAATCGCACTGGTGTTTGGCATCGTCGTCTTAATCTTCGGTGGCATCGATATGGGCGCCGAATACTTTGCTGGTTACATCACGGAAAAGGCGTTATCGGTTGATAACCTCTTTGTCTTCTTGATCATCATCGCCAGCTTCCGCGTCCCGCGTGAAGACCAGCAAAAGGTGTTGCTCTTCGGCATCGTATTTTCGCTGATTGCCCGGACCGCTTTCATTTTCGTTGGCGCTGCCTTGATCAACCAATTCGCTTGGGTGTTCTACCTCTTTGGTTTGATCTTGCTCTTGACTGCAGGAAACCTGCTGAAGAAAGACGATGATTCTGATGAAGCAAATAACTTCATCATCCGCATTGCCAAGAAGCTCTTCCACACCACCGACACCTATGACGGCGACAAACTATTCACCAAAGTGGACGGCAAGAAGGTCCTAACGCCCATGCTGTTGGTGATGGTGGCCATCGGTGGTACGGATATTCTATTCGCGTTGGATTCGATCCCAGCGATCTTTGGACTGACTCAGAACGTCTACATCGTCTTTACCGCCACGGCCTTCTCGCTGATGGGTCTGCGACAGCTGTACTTCCTGCTTGATGGGCTACTCGACCGCCTCATTTATCTGTCCTATGGGCTTGCCGCCATCCTGGCATTCATCGGCGTGAAGCTCATCTTGCATGCGCTACACGAGAACAACCTGCCATTCGTCAATAACGGCGAACATGTTAAAGTCATCGAGATCAGCACTGGATTTTCACTGACAGTAATTATTGGTGTCCTTGTTGTCACTGTCCTGGCGTCTTTGTTCAGCAAGGCTGGCAAGGCGCAGACTGCCATCGGCAACCTTCGCCGACACGCTAAAAGCTACAACGATCTGACCTACACCGCAGACGCAGGTGAACGCGAACGTATCTACCGCGCGTTGGTAGCCGAGGAAGAGCTGGTGAAAACCATGGAGAAGAAATACCGCGACAAGGCCAAGGACGTGGACAAGATCCGCGAAGAGGTTAAAGAAGCTCATCGCCAGCACGATGAGTATCTCAAGAGCTAG